The following proteins are co-located in the Microbacterium immunditiarum genome:
- a CDS encoding amidohydrolase, which yields MTIDLEALYIDLHRHPELSFQETRTAGIVTQHLTDLGIEFEEGIGKTGVAAVIRNPSTGSGTDRPVVWLRADMDALPVEERTGLEYASTARGVDASGTDVPVMHACGHDMHVTAMLGALERLVATKDEWAGTVVAVFQPAEEHGAGAQSMIADGVLDRFPKPDIVLGQHITPLPAGTIGVRPGTQMAASDGLTVTLFGRGGHGSRPHSTIDPVVMAAATVMRLQTIVSREIDPRDVAVVTVGSIHAGLKNNIIPAEATLELSLRYPDDAARERVLEKVERIVRAEAAASGAEVPPTIVTDHTLPPTINDPVATTRLTHAFNGAFGEGTVVDPGMFTGSEDVSWFAREAGVPLVYWFWGGIDPEKFAEAKASGTLESAIPTNHSPFFAPVLHPTIERGVDALVVAAREFLGAPEGEPAEAK from the coding sequence ATGACGATAGACCTCGAGGCGCTGTACATCGACCTGCACCGGCACCCGGAGCTCTCGTTTCAAGAGACGCGCACCGCGGGGATCGTCACCCAGCACCTCACCGATCTCGGGATCGAGTTCGAGGAGGGCATCGGCAAGACGGGCGTCGCGGCGGTGATCCGCAACCCTTCGACAGGCTCAGGGACCGACCGACCCGTCGTGTGGCTGCGCGCCGACATGGACGCCCTGCCCGTCGAGGAGCGGACGGGCCTCGAGTACGCGAGCACCGCGCGCGGCGTCGACGCCTCCGGCACGGATGTCCCGGTCATGCACGCGTGCGGACACGACATGCACGTGACCGCGATGCTCGGCGCGCTCGAGCGGCTCGTCGCGACGAAGGACGAATGGGCTGGGACGGTCGTCGCCGTGTTCCAGCCCGCGGAGGAGCACGGGGCCGGCGCGCAGTCGATGATCGCCGACGGCGTGCTCGACCGGTTCCCCAAGCCCGACATCGTCCTCGGCCAGCACATCACCCCGTTGCCGGCGGGCACGATCGGCGTGCGCCCGGGCACGCAGATGGCGGCCTCCGACGGGCTCACCGTCACGCTCTTCGGCCGCGGCGGCCACGGATCGCGCCCGCACTCGACGATCGACCCCGTCGTGATGGCCGCGGCGACCGTCATGCGGCTGCAGACGATCGTGTCGCGCGAGATCGACCCGCGCGACGTCGCCGTCGTGACGGTCGGCTCGATCCACGCGGGCCTCAAGAACAACATCATCCCCGCCGAGGCGACGCTCGAGCTCAGCCTGCGCTACCCTGACGACGCGGCCCGCGAGCGCGTGCTCGAGAAGGTCGAGCGCATCGTGCGGGCCGAGGCCGCGGCATCCGGTGCGGAGGTCCCGCCGACCATCGTCACCGACCACACGCTTCCCCCGACGATCAACGACCCCGTCGCGACGACGCGGCTCACGCACGCCTTCAACGGCGCGTTCGGCGAGGGGACCGTCGTCGACCCGGGCATGTTCACCGGCAGCGAGGACGTCTCGTGGTTCGCTCGCGAGGCGGGCGTTCCGCTCGTGTACTGGTTCTGGGGCGGCATCGACCCCGAGAAGTTCGCGGAGGCGAAGGCATCCGGCACGCTTGAGAGCGCGATCCCCACCAACCACTCGCCGTTCTTCGCACCCGTGCTGCACCCGACGATCGAGCGGGGCGTCGACGCGCTGGTGGTCGCGGCGCGGGAGTTCCTGGGGGCCCCGGAGGGCGAGCCGGCCGAGGCGAAGTAG
- a CDS encoding LacI family DNA-binding transcriptional regulator yields MVSIDEVARLAGVSTATVSRALSGRGQVSPTTRARVESAAKSLGYVVSSSASSLASGRTRNIGVLVPFLDRWFFSTVLSGIANTLMRRGYDITLYSLTADREQRRVIFETFLRRQRVDGVVAISIELGDDETERLRELDLPVIAIGGPNPRLTTLTVDDIAVARLATEHLIALGHRDIAHIGASPEFDIDFHIPTRRRQGFEQALADAGIPAHPALYEPADFTIEGGFRAAKQLLGRPGERPTAIFAASDEMAIGAILAARELGYRVPEDLSVIGIDGHELGEFFRLTTIDQFPLGQGERAAEAILEALETKDEAPPIHEPGRLPFELIVRGSTSRPSEREG; encoded by the coding sequence ATGGTCAGCATCGATGAGGTCGCCCGCCTGGCGGGTGTGTCGACCGCGACGGTCTCGCGCGCCCTGAGCGGCCGCGGCCAGGTTTCGCCGACGACCCGCGCCCGGGTCGAGTCGGCCGCGAAGAGCCTCGGCTACGTCGTGTCGTCGTCCGCGTCGAGCCTCGCGTCGGGCCGCACGCGCAACATCGGCGTGCTCGTGCCGTTCCTCGACCGGTGGTTCTTCTCGACGGTGCTGAGCGGCATCGCGAACACGCTCATGCGGCGGGGCTACGACATCACGCTCTACAGCCTCACGGCCGACCGCGAGCAGCGGCGCGTGATCTTCGAGACGTTCCTGCGGCGGCAGCGCGTCGACGGGGTCGTCGCGATCTCGATCGAGCTCGGCGACGACGAGACGGAGCGCCTGCGCGAGCTCGACCTTCCCGTGATCGCGATCGGCGGGCCCAACCCCCGCCTCACGACCCTCACGGTCGACGACATCGCCGTCGCGCGGCTCGCGACCGAGCACCTCATCGCGCTCGGACACCGCGACATCGCGCACATCGGCGCGAGCCCCGAGTTCGACATCGACTTCCACATCCCGACGCGTCGGCGCCAGGGCTTCGAGCAGGCGCTGGCGGATGCCGGGATCCCGGCGCACCCCGCGCTGTACGAGCCCGCCGACTTCACGATCGAGGGCGGGTTCCGCGCGGCGAAGCAGCTGCTCGGGCGACCCGGCGAGCGCCCGACGGCGATCTTCGCGGCATCCGATGAGATGGCCATCGGGGCCATCCTCGCCGCGCGCGAGCTCGGCTATCGCGTGCCCGAGGACCTTTCGGTCATCGGCATCGACGGGCACGAGCTCGGCGAGTTCTTCCGCCTGACCACGATCGACCAGTTCCCGCTCGGGCAGGGGGAGCGGGCCGCCGAGGCGATCCTCGAGGCGCTGGAGACGAAGGACGAGGCGCCCCCGATCCACGAGCCCGGCCGGCTTCCGTTCGAGCTCATCGTGCGCGGCTCGACTTCGCGCCCGTCCGAGCGCGAGGGCTGA
- a CDS encoding glycoside hydrolase family 13 protein, with the protein MTSTKTDATTRPDAAQLPALPGSEWWRTAVIYQIYPRSFADLSGDGIGDLAGITAHLDDLRDLGVDAIWLSPFQRSPQKDAGYDVSDYCDVDPLFGSLDDFDEMLAQAHARGIRLIVDLVPNHSSDQHVWFQQALKAASGSRERARYMFRDGKGENGELPPNNWDSVFGGPAWTRVTEPDGTPGQWYLHLFDPSQPDFDWTNEEVREEFRRILRFWLDRGVDGFRVDVAHGLIKAEGLPDYHHPENADAMGGEEADVPYWGQEGVHEIYRDWHRLVAEYDGDRALCAEAWLPDAEKTALWVRPDEMHQAFNFNYLETKWDPEAQRRVIDESLAAYSAVGAPSTWVLSNHDVVRHASRLALTAENPQGHGIGPDSPGKPIPEVGLRRARAATTLMLALPGSAYLYQGEELGLPEVIDIPGEARQDPTWFRTNGERYGRDGCRVPIPWTSAAPAYGFSATGASWLPQPAEWATLARDAQNGVAGSTLELYKSLLAARRAHGLGAGRLEWIDSDPEVVSFRNGDVTVVVNFGEEPVELPAGTVVVASGPLDGNLLPTDTAVWLAEG; encoded by the coding sequence ATGACTTCGACGAAGACGGATGCCACGACCCGGCCCGACGCGGCGCAGCTGCCGGCTCTTCCGGGTTCCGAATGGTGGCGCACGGCCGTCATCTACCAGATCTACCCGCGGTCGTTCGCCGACCTCTCGGGCGACGGCATCGGCGACCTCGCCGGCATCACCGCGCACCTCGACGACCTCCGCGACCTCGGTGTCGACGCGATCTGGCTGAGCCCGTTCCAGCGGTCGCCGCAGAAGGACGCGGGGTACGACGTCTCCGACTACTGCGACGTCGACCCGCTGTTCGGAAGCCTCGACGACTTCGACGAGATGCTCGCGCAGGCGCATGCGCGGGGCATCCGCCTCATCGTCGACCTCGTCCCCAACCACTCGTCCGATCAGCACGTGTGGTTCCAGCAGGCGCTCAAGGCCGCCTCCGGCAGCCGCGAGCGCGCGCGGTACATGTTCCGCGACGGCAAGGGCGAGAACGGCGAGCTGCCGCCGAACAACTGGGACTCGGTGTTCGGCGGTCCGGCGTGGACGCGCGTCACCGAGCCCGACGGCACTCCGGGGCAGTGGTACCTGCACCTGTTCGACCCGTCACAGCCCGACTTCGACTGGACGAACGAGGAGGTGCGCGAGGAGTTCCGCCGCATCCTGCGCTTCTGGCTCGACCGCGGGGTCGACGGCTTCCGCGTCGACGTCGCGCACGGCTTGATCAAGGCCGAGGGCCTGCCCGACTACCACCACCCCGAGAACGCCGACGCGATGGGCGGCGAAGAGGCCGACGTGCCGTACTGGGGGCAGGAGGGCGTGCACGAGATCTACCGCGACTGGCACCGCCTCGTCGCCGAGTACGACGGAGACCGCGCGCTGTGCGCGGAGGCGTGGCTGCCCGACGCCGAGAAGACCGCGCTGTGGGTGCGTCCCGATGAGATGCACCAGGCGTTCAACTTCAACTACCTCGAGACGAAGTGGGACCCCGAGGCCCAGCGCCGCGTGATCGACGAGTCCCTCGCCGCTTACTCCGCCGTGGGCGCTCCGAGCACGTGGGTGCTCTCGAACCACGACGTCGTGCGCCACGCGTCGCGCCTCGCGCTCACCGCCGAGAACCCGCAGGGCCACGGCATCGGACCGGACTCGCCCGGCAAGCCGATCCCCGAGGTCGGTCTGCGCCGCGCCCGCGCCGCGACGACGCTCATGCTCGCGCTGCCCGGCTCGGCCTACCTCTACCAGGGCGAGGAGCTCGGCCTTCCCGAGGTCATCGACATCCCCGGCGAGGCTCGGCAGGACCCGACGTGGTTCCGCACGAACGGCGAGCGATACGGACGTGACGGATGCCGCGTGCCGATCCCGTGGACGTCGGCTGCCCCCGCCTACGGCTTCAGCGCGACGGGTGCCTCGTGGCTGCCGCAGCCGGCCGAGTGGGCGACGCTCGCGCGCGACGCGCAGAACGGCGTGGCGGGTTCGACGCTCGAGCTCTACAAGAGCCTGCTCGCCGCGCGCCGTGCGCACGGGCTCGGTGCGGGCCGGCTCGAGTGGATCGATTCCGACCCGGAGGTCGTCTCATTCCGCAACGGCGACGTCACGGTCGTCGTGAACTTCGGCGAGGAGCCTGTCGAGCTGCCCGCGGGTACGGTCGTGGTCGCGAGTGGTCCCCTCGACGGCAATCTGCTTCCGACCGACACGGCGGTGTGGCTCGCGGAGGGCTGA
- a CDS encoding adenine phosphoribosyltransferase: MPSAESLARAESLIRTIPDYPEPGVLFRDITPLLADRDALRATIDAMIEPFEGRFDVVAGVEARGFILAGAAAIAAGVGLVPIRKAGKLPRPAASVSYELEYGTATIECHDDIAPGTRVLLIDDVLATGGTLVAAHELVARLGAEVVGTTVLMELEALGGRALVGDVHAVFTA, from the coding sequence GTGCCCTCCGCCGAATCGCTCGCCCGCGCCGAATCGCTCATCCGCACGATTCCGGACTACCCCGAGCCGGGCGTGCTCTTCCGCGACATCACGCCGCTGCTCGCGGACCGCGACGCGCTGCGGGCGACGATCGACGCGATGATCGAGCCGTTCGAGGGACGGTTCGACGTCGTCGCGGGGGTCGAGGCGCGCGGGTTCATCCTCGCGGGCGCCGCCGCGATCGCCGCCGGAGTGGGTCTCGTGCCGATCCGCAAGGCGGGCAAGCTGCCGCGGCCGGCGGCATCCGTCTCCTACGAGCTCGAGTACGGCACCGCGACGATCGAGTGCCACGACGACATCGCGCCGGGCACGCGCGTGCTGCTCATCGACGACGTGCTGGCGACCGGGGGCACGCTCGTCGCGGCACACGAGCTCGTCGCGCGGCTCGGTGCCGAAGTCGTCGGCACCACGGTGCTCATGGAGCTCGAAGCGCTCGGCGGGCGTGCGCTCGTCGGCGACGTGCACGCCGTGTTCACGGCCTGA
- a CDS encoding NAD(P)-dependent oxidoreductase, translating into MSRGIRLTVTVPTADFAASLGDLPEGVDVIVWDMSDAAPRERLDIVVPPYMSVGRTLHHLEAVDVGLVQGQSIGFDGIEQRLPRGLVFANASSVHETSTSELALALTLAAQRHIPSFLRSQAEGRWAPEVAESLADRRVLLLGYGGIGKAVAVRLAPFEVHVTAVASRARDEDGVAVHGVDELPALLPHAEIVILTLPGGDETRHIVDDGFLSALPDGALVVNVGRGSLIDAGALVDHVRRGRIRAALDVTEPEPLPEGHPLWSLPGALIVPHVGGASSAMRPRMARLVRRQIDRMLAGEPPLNVVIGG; encoded by the coding sequence GTGAGCCGTGGCATCCGTCTGACCGTCACCGTCCCGACCGCCGACTTCGCCGCTTCGCTCGGCGACCTGCCCGAGGGAGTCGACGTGATCGTGTGGGACATGTCGGATGCCGCGCCGCGCGAGCGCCTCGACATCGTGGTGCCTCCGTACATGAGCGTCGGCCGCACGCTGCACCACCTCGAGGCCGTCGACGTGGGGCTCGTGCAGGGGCAGTCGATCGGGTTCGACGGCATCGAGCAGCGGCTGCCCCGCGGGCTCGTCTTCGCGAATGCGTCGAGCGTGCACGAGACGTCGACGTCGGAGCTCGCGCTCGCGCTGACGCTGGCGGCGCAGCGGCACATCCCGTCGTTCTTGCGATCGCAGGCCGAGGGCAGGTGGGCTCCGGAGGTCGCCGAGAGCCTCGCCGACCGCCGCGTGCTGCTCCTCGGCTACGGCGGCATCGGCAAGGCGGTCGCGGTCCGTCTCGCGCCGTTCGAGGTGCACGTGACGGCGGTCGCGTCGCGGGCGCGCGACGAGGACGGGGTCGCCGTGCACGGCGTCGACGAGCTGCCCGCGCTGCTGCCGCACGCCGAGATCGTGATCCTGACGCTTCCGGGCGGCGACGAGACGAGGCACATCGTCGACGACGGGTTCCTGTCGGCGCTGCCCGACGGCGCGCTCGTGGTGAACGTCGGTCGCGGGTCGCTCATCGACGCCGGCGCGCTCGTCGACCACGTGCGCCGCGGGCGGATCCGGGCGGCGCTCGACGTGACCGAGCCCGAGCCGCTGCCGGAGGGGCATCCGCTGTGGTCCCTTCCGGGTGCGCTCATCGTGCCGCACGTCGGCGGTGCGTCCAGCGCGATGCGGCCCCGCATGGCGCGTCTGGTGCGCAGGCAGATCGACCGGATGCTCGCGGGCGAGCCCCCGCTCAACGTCGTGATCGGCGGCTGA
- a CDS encoding DUF1761 domain-containing protein has protein sequence MIPEINYWAVLLATLSAMVVGSIWYTPKVFGARWMRLAKVTPAQTNVGAWVPIVVAIVLSFLLAWVLAGAVTIAWQFYGGGYFWAAIVTSVTLWAGFTAGRIIVHDVFEGRPSNLTVLNIAHELVTVLVMAIIIGVWPPAGTV, from the coding sequence ATGATTCCCGAGATCAACTACTGGGCTGTGCTGCTGGCTACGCTCTCGGCCATGGTCGTGGGTTCGATCTGGTACACGCCGAAGGTGTTCGGGGCTCGGTGGATGAGACTCGCGAAGGTCACCCCCGCCCAGACGAACGTGGGCGCGTGGGTGCCGATCGTCGTCGCGATCGTGCTGTCGTTCCTGCTCGCGTGGGTGCTCGCGGGAGCGGTCACGATCGCGTGGCAGTTCTATGGAGGCGGGTACTTCTGGGCGGCGATCGTGACGTCCGTGACGCTGTGGGCGGGTTTCACCGCGGGACGGATCATCGTGCACGACGTCTTCGAGGGACGGCCGTCGAACCTCACGGTGCTCAATATCGCGCACGAGCTCGTCACGGTGCTCGTGATGGCCATCATCATCGGGGTGTGGCCCCCGGCCGGGACGGTCTGA
- the purQ gene encoding phosphoribosylformylglycinamidine synthase subunit PurQ, protein MTARIGVITFPGSLDDRDAQRAIRIAGAEPVALWHGSHDLEGVDALVLPGGFSYGDYLRAGAIAAHAPIMAEVKDAAAKGMPVLGVCNGFQMLVEAHLLPGGLIRNSHQQFICRDQILRVENASTAWTSEFEQGQEIVIPLKNGDGGYIADAETLARINGEGLVAFRYEGVNPNGSLDDIAGLTNERGNVVGLMPHPEHAVEPGFGPDTAAAMRSGVDGLSFFRSAISAVVAVAA, encoded by the coding sequence ATGACCGCCCGCATCGGGGTCATCACGTTCCCGGGGTCGCTCGACGACCGCGACGCGCAGCGCGCGATCCGCATCGCCGGCGCCGAGCCGGTCGCGCTGTGGCACGGCTCGCACGACCTGGAGGGCGTCGACGCGCTCGTGCTTCCGGGCGGCTTCAGCTACGGCGACTACCTGCGCGCCGGTGCCATCGCGGCGCACGCCCCGATCATGGCCGAGGTGAAGGATGCCGCCGCCAAGGGCATGCCCGTGCTCGGCGTCTGCAACGGCTTCCAGATGCTCGTCGAGGCGCACCTTCTTCCGGGTGGGCTCATCCGCAACTCCCACCAGCAGTTCATCTGCCGCGACCAGATCCTCCGCGTCGAGAACGCGTCCACCGCATGGACGAGCGAATTCGAGCAGGGCCAGGAGATCGTGATCCCGCTCAAGAACGGCGACGGCGGGTACATCGCGGATGCCGAGACCCTCGCCCGCATCAACGGCGAAGGCCTCGTCGCGTTCCGCTACGAGGGCGTCAATCCGAACGGCTCGCTCGACGACATCGCCGGCCTCACGAATGAGCGCGGCAACGTCGTCGGCCTCATGCCGCACCCCGAGCACGCGGTCGAGCCCGGCTTCGGTCCCGACACGGCCGCCGCGATGCGCTCCGGCGTCGACGGGCTGAGCTTCTTCCGCTCGGCGATCTCCGCCGTGGTCGCTGTGGCGGCCTGA
- the purS gene encoding phosphoribosylformylglycinamidine synthase subunit PurS produces MPTIVVDVMPKAELLDPQGKAVAGALQRLGVSEFNGVRIGKRFELTVDGEVGEDTLAAARRIADEILSNSVIEDVVGIEVVE; encoded by the coding sequence ATGCCCACCATCGTCGTCGACGTCATGCCCAAGGCCGAGCTGCTCGACCCGCAGGGGAAGGCCGTCGCCGGCGCCCTCCAGCGGCTGGGCGTCTCGGAGTTCAACGGCGTCCGCATCGGCAAGCGCTTCGAGCTCACCGTGGACGGCGAGGTCGGCGAGGACACGCTCGCGGCCGCGCGCCGCATCGCGGATGAGATCCTCTCGAACTCCGTCATCGAAGACGTCGTCGGCATCGAGGTCGTCGAATGA
- a CDS encoding extracellular solute-binding protein — protein MNSRAFRRGAVAVAAISASAIVLAGCAGSGGGTPSSDDNGEVTLTLATFNDFGYTDELLAEFTEETGIEVVHNKAATSNDARANFFQKLGKSGLADVEAVEIDWFAEMMQYADLLAPAGDDVKGRWLDWKEAAATDADGNLVAYGTDVGPQGICYRADLFEAAGLPTDREAVGELFPTWDAFFDVADQYKEATGKPFIDSANAVLQGIMNQIEYTYEEPDGNIIATDNPDVRESYDTVVDRAVPVAAYAGQWSEDWFASLASGEFATMLCPGWMLGVISGNAPDTTGWDIADAFPGGGGNWGGSYLVVPANGENVEAASQLAAWLTSPETQMKAFANAGTFPSQVEALESSELAAATNEYFNNAPTGEILTNRANAITVAPFKGPKYFQYHDALQNAVTRVFDGLEDKETSWDNWVTEVSAF, from the coding sequence GTGAACTCACGTGCCTTCCGCCGGGGCGCTGTGGCGGTTGCGGCCATCTCGGCCTCCGCCATCGTGCTGGCCGGCTGCGCGGGGAGCGGCGGCGGAACGCCGTCCTCCGACGACAACGGCGAGGTCACCCTGACCCTCGCGACCTTCAACGACTTCGGCTACACGGACGAGCTCCTCGCCGAGTTCACCGAGGAGACGGGCATCGAGGTCGTGCACAACAAGGCGGCCACCTCGAACGACGCTCGCGCCAACTTCTTCCAGAAGCTCGGCAAGTCGGGTCTCGCCGACGTCGAGGCGGTCGAGATCGACTGGTTCGCCGAGATGATGCAGTACGCGGACCTGCTCGCGCCCGCCGGCGACGACGTCAAGGGCCGCTGGCTCGACTGGAAGGAAGCCGCCGCGACGGACGCGGACGGCAACCTCGTCGCCTACGGCACCGACGTCGGCCCGCAGGGCATCTGCTACCGCGCCGACCTGTTCGAGGCCGCCGGCCTGCCGACCGACCGTGAGGCCGTCGGCGAGCTGTTCCCGACGTGGGACGCGTTCTTCGACGTCGCCGACCAGTACAAGGAGGCGACAGGCAAGCCGTTCATCGACTCGGCCAACGCGGTGCTCCAGGGCATCATGAACCAGATCGAGTACACCTACGAGGAGCCGGACGGCAACATCATCGCGACCGACAACCCCGACGTGCGGGAGTCGTACGACACGGTCGTCGACCGTGCCGTCCCGGTCGCGGCCTACGCCGGCCAGTGGAGCGAGGACTGGTTCGCGTCGCTCGCGAGCGGCGAGTTCGCCACCATGCTGTGCCCGGGCTGGATGCTCGGCGTCATCTCGGGCAACGCGCCCGACACGACCGGCTGGGACATCGCCGATGCCTTCCCGGGCGGCGGCGGCAACTGGGGCGGCTCGTACCTGGTCGTGCCCGCCAACGGCGAGAACGTCGAGGCGGCGTCGCAGCTCGCGGCGTGGCTGACCTCGCCCGAGACGCAGATGAAGGCGTTCGCCAACGCGGGCACCTTCCCGAGCCAGGTCGAGGCGCTCGAGAGCTCTGAGCTGGCGGCGGCGACGAACGAGTACTTCAACAACGCGCCCACGGGTGAGATCCTCACCAACCGCGCGAACGCGATCACGGTCGCGCCGTTCAAGGGCCCGAAGTACTTCCAGTACCACGACGCCCTTCAGAACGCTGTGACCCGAGTCTTCGACGGCCTCGAAGACAAGGAGACCAGCTGGGACAACTGGGTGACCGAGGTTTCGGCCTTCTGA
- a CDS encoding ABC transporter permease subunit gives MTTTASRPETRAQTPEEPRQPRVISFSHRLSKWDLKISPYLYISPFFIMFAIVGLFPIAYTAVISFMDWDLVRNSGTFIGFDQYIWILTQPHFWTALRNTFSIFLLSSIPQLILAIFIAAVLDRNIRAKTFWRMSVLLPFVVAPVAVGLIFTAIFADNFGLVNTWLGNLGLPGIQWHKDPFWSHVAIATMVNYRWTGYNALILLAAMQAVNRDYYEAATVDGAGPVRQFFSITMPSLRPTLIFVIITSTIGGLQIFDEPRVFDQFGRGGAGQQWLTITLYLYDIGWGQWNFGRAAAMAWILFVIILLIGLVNLLITRSLVRDEGLRRELTKRQEKELARQAKKDLKEAV, from the coding sequence GTGACCACCACCGCATCGCGGCCGGAGACGCGCGCGCAGACTCCGGAAGAACCTCGTCAGCCCCGCGTGATCTCGTTCTCGCACCGGCTGAGCAAGTGGGATCTGAAGATCTCCCCCTATCTGTACATCTCGCCGTTCTTCATCATGTTCGCGATCGTCGGCCTGTTCCCGATCGCCTACACGGCCGTGATCTCGTTCATGGACTGGGATCTGGTGCGCAACTCGGGCACCTTCATCGGCTTCGACCAGTACATCTGGATCCTCACGCAGCCTCACTTCTGGACGGCGCTGCGCAACACCTTCAGCATCTTCCTGCTGTCGAGCATTCCGCAGCTGATCCTCGCGATCTTCATTGCCGCGGTGCTCGACCGCAACATCCGCGCCAAGACCTTCTGGCGAATGAGCGTCCTGCTCCCCTTCGTCGTCGCTCCCGTCGCGGTCGGCCTCATCTTCACAGCGATCTTCGCCGACAACTTCGGACTCGTGAACACGTGGCTCGGAAACCTGGGCCTGCCGGGCATTCAGTGGCACAAGGACCCGTTCTGGAGTCACGTCGCGATCGCGACCATGGTCAACTACCGCTGGACCGGCTACAACGCGCTGATCCTGCTCGCCGCGATGCAGGCCGTGAACCGCGACTACTACGAGGCGGCGACCGTCGACGGCGCCGGCCCGGTGCGGCAGTTCTTCAGCATCACGATGCCGTCGCTGCGTCCGACGCTCATCTTCGTCATCATCACGTCGACGATCGGCGGCCTGCAGATCTTCGACGAGCCGCGCGTGTTCGACCAGTTCGGCCGAGGCGGCGCGGGCCAGCAGTGGCTCACGATCACGCTGTACCTGTACGACATCGGCTGGGGTCAGTGGAACTTCGGCCGCGCGGCGGCGATGGCCTGGATCCTGTTCGTCATCATCCTGCTCATCGGCCTCGTCAACCTGCTCATCACCCGCTCGCTCGTTCGAGACGAGGGTCTGCGCCGTGAGCTGACCAAGCGACAGGAGAAGGAGCTTGCGAGACAGGCGAAGAAGGACCTGAAGGAGGCCGTGTGA
- a CDS encoding carbohydrate ABC transporter permease, whose translation MSTLGTPTPLAVVEENIPNEKQRRRGARTIRIRGSRPGWIVYALLTVVFATGAFPLWWSFVIGSGDASSLRRPFTWIPGGNFWTNAASVVTNPAVNFWPALWNSIYSSFLIAAAVVITSTLAGWAFAKLKFHGGAALLVFVVATMAVPQQLGVVPLYILFAELGWTGQIGAIIIPALTSAFGVFWMTQYLRQAVPDELIEAARVDGASMLRTFWTVGVTAARPAAAMLFLFTFVGAWNNFFWPFIVLDRQNPTLPVALSLLQSNYFVDYSIVLAGVILATIPLLLLFIFAGKQLVSGIMAGAVKG comes from the coding sequence ATGAGCACGCTCGGAACGCCCACGCCTCTCGCCGTGGTCGAGGAGAACATCCCCAACGAGAAGCAGCGCCGTCGCGGCGCGCGCACGATCCGCATCCGCGGCTCGCGCCCCGGCTGGATCGTCTATGCACTGCTGACCGTCGTCTTCGCCACGGGCGCGTTCCCGCTGTGGTGGTCGTTCGTCATCGGCTCGGGCGACGCGTCGTCGCTGCGGCGGCCGTTCACGTGGATCCCCGGCGGCAACTTCTGGACGAACGCGGCATCCGTCGTGACCAACCCGGCCGTCAACTTCTGGCCGGCGCTGTGGAACTCGATCTACAGCTCGTTCCTCATCGCCGCCGCGGTCGTCATCACGTCGACGCTCGCCGGGTGGGCGTTCGCGAAGCTGAAGTTCCACGGCGGCGCGGCCCTCCTCGTGTTCGTCGTCGCGACGATGGCCGTTCCTCAGCAGCTCGGCGTCGTGCCGCTGTACATCCTGTTCGCCGAGCTCGGCTGGACCGGCCAGATCGGGGCGATCATCATTCCCGCCCTCACGAGCGCGTTCGGCGTGTTCTGGATGACGCAGTATCTGCGACAGGCCGTGCCCGACGAGCTCATCGAGGCGGCGCGTGTCGACGGCGCGTCGATGCTGCGGACGTTCTGGACGGTCGGCGTCACCGCGGCGCGACCCGCCGCAGCGATGCTGTTCCTCTTCACGTTCGTGGGCGCGTGGAACAACTTCTTCTGGCCGTTCATCGTGCTGGACCGGCAGAACCCGACGCTTCCCGTCGCGCTCTCGCTGCTCCAGTCCAACTACTTCGTCGACTACTCGATCGTGCTCGCCGGGGTGATCCTCGCCACGATTCCGCTCCTGCTGCTGTTCATCTTCGCCGGAAAGCAGCTGGTCAGCGGCATCATGGCAGGTGCTGTCAAGGGCTGA